The genomic interval TAACAATTAAATATGAATATTATTTGCATATTTTTACAAATTAAGATGAGTGAAAATATATGAAGGTTTTACCTTTTAAAATTCCGAAGACTAAAAATATAGGTCTTATTTATCAAGAAGATAAAGCCTCAATTTTTTATGATAAACTTCATCAACATGAAGAAATTCAAATTTGTATTATCATTCAAGGTGAAGGAACGTTAATTGTTGGCGATACAATTAATGAGTATAAATCTGATGATATTTTAGTAATAGGAAGCAATATTCCGCATGTTTTTAAAAGCGACATTTCTAATTGTAAAGAATCATTTATGATCTCTTTATTCTTCACAGAAAAATCTTTTGGTGATGATTTTTTTACATTTGATGATTTTAAAGAAATTACAGGTTTTTTCAAAAAATCACAAAGTGGATGTAAACTTTTAAGTAATCAACAGAAAGTAAAAGAAATATTTTCAAGCCTTAAAAAAGCATCAAACTTAGAACGTTTTATCAGCTTACTAAAAATTATAAAGCACATAAACAATTCAAAAACTAGTCCTTTAGCAGATTTCATTTATCCTAAAAATTATTCTGATAATGAAGGAAAAAGAATGAGAGATGTACTTGATTTTACAATACATAACTATGAGAAAAATATTTCTTTAAGTGTAATCGCTTCTAAAGCTAATATGACTCCAAATGCTTTCTGTAAGTATTTTAAACAGCGTACTAATAAAACTTTTTTTACTTTTTTAAATGAATTAAGAGTGGAACATGCGTGTAAATTATTAACTACCAATAACAATTTATCTATTAGTGAAATTGCGTTTCAATGTGGTTTTAGTAACCTATCTAATTTTAATAGAAAGTTTAAAGAGGTAAAAAAAACTACACCTTCAAAATATAAAACGTTTAAGGATTAATTCCTTACTTTTTTTATTGAAAAGTAAAATATAGTTCCTTCATTTACTTTAGAATCTACCCACAAATTACCTTGATATAAATCAATAATTTTTTTAACAATAGATAATCCTATTCCGGTTGAATCTTTATTGTTTTCTAACTTATAAAAAGTTTTAAATATCTTTTCGAAATACTTTTTATCAATTCCTTTACCATTATCTTTTATCCGAAAACTCCAGTAATCTTTAGAATCAAAATACAATATTTCTATAATTCCTTTTTCCTTATCATTATACTTAATCGCATTTCCTATAATATTTTGAAACAATTGTAGTAATCTAAACTTATCTCCTTTAACAACTGGTAGGTCATCTTTAATAATAATTTCTATATGATCTGGAATTACAGTTTGATTCAAATAGTTATTTATTAATAAATTTAAATTAACTTCTTGGATTTCGTCTTTGTTTCTTCCAATTGAGGAGTAATCTAAAATACCGTTAATTAACAACTCCATTTTATCTACATTGGTTCTAATAAGATCTAGATTCTTCACACCTGCATCATCTAACTTATCTTTATAATCAGAATGTATCCAAGAAGTTAAAGCATCTATACTTCTTAATGGCGATTTTAAATCATGAGAAACCATATGTGCATAATCACTTAACTCTTTGTTTTGATACTCCAAATTATTTAGTAATATATCTCTTTGCTTATTTATTTTTACAATTTCATTTGTTTGATTTTCTATAAAATCTAACAATTTAGATTCATCTATATCAACGGATTCTTGACCTTCTGAATACTGCAAACCAGCAAAGTTTAAGTTGCTAAGAATACTCCTAAGTTTATTGATTACTAATTGTTGTGATTCGGTTTCTTTTTTTAGTTGAAGATTTGCCTCAACCAACTCATCAGAACTGATAGACATTGCTCTTTGCAACATTAAAAATTGATCATCAAAATTATTGTACGAATTATTTACAGCTTCAAAAAATGCTTGTAAATTCTTATCAGAACGATATTTTTCTTCTAATTTTTTTCGTAATTGTCTTAATAGTAAAGAGTTCATCATTCACTAATTAAGGTTATAGTCATTGTTTGATTATGAAGTTGTGCTTTTTGTTCACCTTCAAAAGGTGCAATTTCACCATATGAATAATACCCACAAACAGTAATTTTATCTCCAAAAACTTCTCCAGCTTCCTCAATTTCTTCTTCTACTCTTTGATCCAAAACTAATTTTCTACCGATACAACTTACTAAAAGTGCTAATTGAGGTTTTTTAGTTTTCTTATCCATCGCTTGCTTCGCTGCTTGTTCGGCTGCATTTGCAATCTGATCTACACTTGTCATCATTAACTGTACAACTGAATTTTCTGGAATATTCCCTGCCAAAATCATTGTATTATCTTCTTCATTAATATTTAAAATAGTTCTAACAACAGGTTGTTTTTCATTATCCGATTTTACATTTAATGGGTACAATAATGCTGCAGCAGGTAAATCTTTAGCTTTATCGCCCAAATATTTTTTATATAAATTTAATGCAGGTTTATTATCTAATTCAAAAAGAATATTGTCTTTAGACTTTGTAACTATTCTTTCTGGGCCAAATGGTGTCCAACCTCCATGAATTGAGAATGAAGATTCAAAAGTTTTTCCATAAAAACCAATTGCTACAATTTCTCCAGATTTTGGATTTTCGTTATATGAGGCTAGCGTTTTTTCAAATCTAGCATCATCCCCACACAAACCTCCAGTTATTAAAACACCTTCTGAAGCTACTGAATTCATTCCATTTGTAAGCAAACTACCGTTTACAAAACTACCTTCCGAAACTACAAAAACATGTTTTAATCCTTCGGATGGAAATTCATTAATTAAATTACTCCCAGTTACAAAACTATCTAAATTAGAAGTAACAATATTACTAGATTTTATGATGAAATTTGTTTTTTCAAATTCAATTGCTGTTATAATAATAGATTCGTTTTCTACTGTATTCTGATAAATATTGCCGGATGTAGAGCCAAATACTATATGACCATCTGGAAATAATTTTCTTACATCAGAATATACATTTTCATCTTCCAACAAATAGCGATCACCAAATACTAAAACTAAAGGTTCTTTTAATTCATTTTTTTTACTAACATACTGCCAATCTGAATTTTTATCTCTCTTTAATTGTAAAGTTTTCATAACAAAAAAACATGTTAAATGTTAGTAAATTATTTTTAGAATTAGTCTTTAAAATTTCAAGAAGAAATTAATTCATTATAACTCCAATAAGAAAATATATTATCAATTTTAGAAACATAATCTTCGTATCGAAGTGGTTTTATTATATAACCAGCAATACCGTTTTTATAGCAGCTTTTTATATCTTTTTTATGATTAGAAGTTGTTAAAATTACAACAGGAATATAGCGTAAATCTTCATCCTTTTTTAAGGTTGCCAAAAATTCTGTTCCATGAACACGTGGCATATTTAAATCTAATAATATAATATCTGGCAAGCTATTCTCTTCATTTTTTAAGTACTCTAAAGCTTCTTCACCATTACTATTCGTAGTTACTTTTAGATTCATAGACAAACTAGAAACTGCTCTTTGAAACTTCATCTTTTCAACTTCATCGTCTTCAACTAAAAGAACTTTAATATTAGAATTTGACATGGGGATAATTATTTACACAATTTATAACGTTTGTTAAAGTAAGAATTTATTTTTGATTTAACAATTTTCCAATTCTTCTTTTAATTTTTTAGAAAGACTTTTTACTATTAAATTGTATGAATGATCGATTAATTCGAAAGCAAATTTATCAGAAACATCATTATTTAAATGTACCGTATTCCAATGTTTTTTATTCATATGCCAACCAGGGTTTATACTTTCATATTCACCTCGTAATTCTTCTGCCCAATCAGGATCACATTTTAAATTCATTTTAGTATCCCCTTTTTCCCAACTACTTAACCCAACTAGCGCAAACATTTTGTTCATTACTTTAAAAACTAAAGTTACATCATCAAAAGGAAAATGTTCTGTTACTCCTTTTTTAGCGATGCAATAATCCCTAAGTTGCTCTATATGCATTATTCTATTCGTTTTGTATTTGTATCTGGAATTTCTAAAGCTGAGTAATCTAGATTCCAACCAATCGTTTCTACTAAATTTTGCATTAACTGAATGGTTCCTAAGGCTTCTTTATTTGCAATTTGCATTAAATTACTTTCTGGTATTTTTTGCAAAATATGCTCTTTCGCTTCTTTATTTACCTGCGTTAAATCTTCAGAATTAAACTTATTTAACATGCCATTTTGAATATCATAAAAACTAATATTTGGTTCTATTGATAATACTTCTGGCAAGGGAAATTCCGATAAATAAAGTGTCTTTTTTTTGGGATCAGAATTCATTTTTATCTTTCTAAAATCAAAACCAATATGCGCTTTTGCATTAATAAGTATGATTGCTTTTTTCTTACTAGAAATTAATCCTAAAAATTTTTCTTTAGTATTTTCATGATGATAAATTTCCGAAAACTCTCCTTCTACAGTAATTAACTTACAAACTCTTTTAATTTTATCTAATAAAATTACAGACTGCTGTTCTGTAAGACTTTTACTTTTTACTGAACTAAATTTTTGAAATAAAAAATATGCCAAAACTGCTCCAAATGCTAAACCTAAAAAAAGTAATTCCATACTTACGAAGTTACAGGTTTTAGTTTGTTTCTTCGTCCATTTTGATTTATTTTCGCCATGAAAACCGAATTTTATACTCTAGAAAAAGATGAAAAGGATATTAATTTTACTTATTTTTTCAATATTCGCAGTAAACTGCTCTAAGAACTCAAACAAGTTTGGGAAACTAAAAATTAACTATCGTATTGTTAAACTAGATGAACGTGGAAATTATGAACTTAGATGGAAAGATACTTTAGGTAAAAAAAATGGCTACACTAAATTTAATAGACCTTTTGAGCTTTGGACGGTCTTATGGGATAAGAATAATGATACTATTGGTAAATATTCTGGATTTGGAGCGCCTCAAAAATCTACTGACTTTTACACAACAGATTCAGTAATAAAAATTGATTTTAAATTAGGTGTAAACTATTTTTATCAAGGTTATTTTAACAAAACTGATGAAGAGAAAAAACAGTTATGGAATAAAAATTTAAAAAGGATAACAAAATATAAACCAGTTTTTATAGATCTTAATAATCTTAAAAAAGATATCCCTTTAATCTTAGAACCGAAATAAAGTTATTTTTCCTGACTTAAAAATTGACGTAATATAGTTAAACTCTCTTCTGGATTTTCTTCCATCGGAACATGACCTGAATTGGGCAAAACTTTTAATTGAGAATTTGGCATTAACGAATCCATCCTTTCACCATTATCAAGCGGAATCCAATTATCTTTTGCTCCCCAAATTAATAAAGTTTCAGTATTCAATTTTTTAAGTTTGTCAACATTTTGATTTGCTTCTAGTTTAAAATCGGTTTTAGCTCTATCAACAAAAGCTTGTCTATTGCCTTCTCTTAAAGCCATTTCATGATAACGAGTAATTAAGTTTTCAGTAATTTTAGAATCATCTTCATACACTTGCTTCATATTATCTTTTATCACCATTTTTGGCGTTAGGTATAAAAAAAGTGAATTTAAAACTGGAGTTTTTGCCATTGTAAAAATCCATGGGATACTTTTATTAATTGGCAAGCCACTGGAATCTAATAAAATTAATTTTTTAACTTTTGATGGATTTTCAGCCGCATAATTCCAGGCTATATTTCCTCCTAAAGAATTTCCAGCTAAATAAAAGTTATCTACTTTTAATTTAGATAAGAAATCTTTTAAAAAACGAGTGTAATTTTCAATAGAATAATCTCCTTTTTTATTTGGACCAGTTAATCCAAAAGCAGGTAAATCCATTCTAATAACTCGGTATTCTTTAGTTAAGTTTTCAGTCCAAGAATCCCAAGTATGAAGAGAAGAAGCTGTTCCATGGATTAAAACAATTGTTTCACCTTTTCCTTCATCTCTATAATGAACTTGCATTCCATCAA from Lutibacter sp. Hel_I_33_5 carries:
- a CDS encoding FIST signal transduction protein, with amino-acid sequence MKTLQLKRDKNSDWQYVSKKNELKEPLVLVFGDRYLLEDENVYSDVRKLFPDGHIVFGSTSGNIYQNTVENESIIITAIEFEKTNFIIKSSNIVTSNLDSFVTGSNLINEFPSEGLKHVFVVSEGSFVNGSLLTNGMNSVASEGVLITGGLCGDDARFEKTLASYNENPKSGEIVAIGFYGKTFESSFSIHGGWTPFGPERIVTKSKDNILFELDNKPALNLYKKYLGDKAKDLPAAALLYPLNVKSDNEKQPVVRTILNINEEDNTMILAGNIPENSVVQLMMTSVDQIANAAEQAAKQAMDKKTKKPQLALLVSCIGRKLVLDQRVEEEIEEAGEVFGDKITVCGYYSYGEIAPFEGEQKAQLHNQTMTITLISE
- a CDS encoding AraC family transcriptional regulator, producing MKVLPFKIPKTKNIGLIYQEDKASIFYDKLHQHEEIQICIIIQGEGTLIVGDTINEYKSDDILVIGSNIPHVFKSDISNCKESFMISLFFTEKSFGDDFFTFDDFKEITGFFKKSQSGCKLLSNQQKVKEIFSSLKKASNLERFISLLKIIKHINNSKTSPLADFIYPKNYSDNEGKRMRDVLDFTIHNYEKNISLSVIASKANMTPNAFCKYFKQRTNKTFFTFLNELRVEHACKLLTTNNNLSISEIAFQCGFSNLSNFNRKFKEVKKTTPSKYKTFKD
- a CDS encoding alpha/beta fold hydrolase, yielding MKKLSVKRIILYVFLILLVLLIKGAYYSDIPVEILKEKYANDHSQFTEIDGMQVHYRDEGKGETIVLIHGTASSLHTWDSWTENLTKEYRVIRMDLPAFGLTGPNKKGDYSIENYTRFLKDFLSKLKVDNFYLAGNSLGGNIAWNYAAENPSKVKKLILLDSSGLPINKSIPWIFTMAKTPVLNSLFLYLTPKMVIKDNMKQVYEDDSKITENLITRYHEMALREGNRQAFVDRAKTDFKLEANQNVDKLKKLNTETLLIWGAKDNWIPLDNGERMDSLMPNSQLKVLPNSGHVPMEENPEESLTILRQFLSQEK
- a CDS encoding ATP-binding protein; amino-acid sequence: MNSLLLRQLRKKLEEKYRSDKNLQAFFEAVNNSYNNFDDQFLMLQRAMSISSDELVEANLQLKKETESQQLVINKLRSILSNLNFAGLQYSEGQESVDIDESKLLDFIENQTNEIVKINKQRDILLNNLEYQNKELSDYAHMVSHDLKSPLRSIDALTSWIHSDYKDKLDDAGVKNLDLIRTNVDKMELLINGILDYSSIGRNKDEIQEVNLNLLINNYLNQTVIPDHIEIIIKDDLPVVKGDKFRLLQLFQNIIGNAIKYNDKEKGIIEILYFDSKDYWSFRIKDNGKGIDKKYFEKIFKTFYKLENNKDSTGIGLSIVKKIIDLYQGNLWVDSKVNEGTIFYFSIKKVRN
- a CDS encoding DUF4230 domain-containing protein encodes the protein MELLFLGLAFGAVLAYFLFQKFSSVKSKSLTEQQSVILLDKIKRVCKLITVEGEFSEIYHHENTKEKFLGLISSKKKAIILINAKAHIGFDFRKIKMNSDPKKKTLYLSEFPLPEVLSIEPNISFYDIQNGMLNKFNSEDLTQVNKEAKEHILQKIPESNLMQIANKEALGTIQLMQNLVETIGWNLDYSALEIPDTNTKRIE
- a CDS encoding MmcQ/YjbR family DNA-binding protein produces the protein MHIEQLRDYCIAKKGVTEHFPFDDVTLVFKVMNKMFALVGLSSWEKGDTKMNLKCDPDWAEELRGEYESINPGWHMNKKHWNTVHLNNDVSDKFAFELIDHSYNLIVKSLSKKLKEELENC
- a CDS encoding response regulator — protein: MSNSNIKVLLVEDDEVEKMKFQRAVSSLSMNLKVTTNSNGEEALEYLKNEENSLPDIILLDLNMPRVHGTEFLATLKKDEDLRYIPVVILTTSNHKKDIKSCYKNGIAGYIIKPLRYEDYVSKIDNIFSYWSYNELISS